One segment of Mugil cephalus isolate CIBA_MC_2020 chromosome 14, CIBA_Mcephalus_1.1, whole genome shotgun sequence DNA contains the following:
- the fhod3a gene encoding FH1/FH2 domain-containing protein 3 isoform X2 — MATFVCRVQFLDDTDPFNSTNFPEPTRPPLYTFREDIPLINQLAGVHRLLKAPHKLDDCALQLSHNGTYLDLESSLAEQRDELEGFHQDDTGSRGKKHSVILRTQLTVRVHACIERLYNSNGRDLRRALFSLKQIFQDDKDLVHEFVMAEGLTCLIKVGAEADQNYQNYILRALGQIMLYVDGMNGVIGHPETIQWLYTLVGSKFRLVVKTALKLLLVFVEYSESNTPLLIQAITSVDTKRGCTPWSNAMEILHEKDGVDTELLVYAMTLVNKTLAALPDQDSFYDMVDGLEEQGMETVSQRHLGRKGTDLDLVEQLNIYEMTLRHEDGDDDSQPPPMGRRDRRRASLGGGDKKRGLERRRSRRASLGRSGQASPCSPASPQRAGFQPFSGHRAEDMSERALSGFLPSIEEECENSKEGEEEEEDETPVTESDSDEQEGANQTTLSPARPLPSIVHRTTLQSITITTRKEYLKEEEEKNRAELLPPTPSPSTPTTSPPVSCTVSPPAQPSLLSTLLARKKSIVTVPATKEVSPPSRGVSRPSPDRLPYLPHTPFHLFSYDFDEEPSPSAPAKPSEDSPRATSPRNGGLMSYSSLSTSSTPTSPRPTLGGLLSSSYRQHQESLAAERERRRVEREERLLKIEREERNKHSRGYVDKMEEARLAREERYKNVERLAAEEYEKERVRVSRTHPDLNLTFEPSDAWPSSSRSSTPSSFASQEDAEADLDAEAPITPSEAGEADESSTSIETEEKEADEEEEEQKEEEVQKEVAVETEEEVQELKKEPEKEREEPEEDSGILSDKERQNEEVNEKDNCSASSISSASSTLEREERGNSDNGCKEAEVNDKCNKLLNSKLFMLDMLYSQKKKPSDEEEEEEEEEVEKEKEKGDGEDSETHQNASEQLDDSQENSDSGDKSDSRGSIRQFAERFGDLIKGLGSPIQHMDSPDNEPLPAPPKKESDTIWDQLLASPRELRIGDINFTDLTDEDDKDILDSVSMGGCSDLPPPPPPPPCFPPPPPMLGSCPPPPPLIGIMRPPPPPSFSTTVPVPPPPEPPLFNKKKKTIRLFWNEVRPTDCQYRDHKRSVDSFWSKLEPVKMDTAKLEHLFETKSKEMPVTKKTAADGKRQEIIVLDSKRSNAINIGLTVLPPPRTIKTAILNFDEYALNKEGIEKILTMIPTEEEKQKIQEAQLANPDVPLGSAEQFLLTLSSISELSARLQLWAFKMDYEATEKEVAEPLQDLKEGMEQLEKNKTLRYILSTLLSIGNFLNGSNAKGFELTYLEKVPEVKDTVHKQSLLHHACSVVVENFPQSTDLYSEIGAITRSAKVDFDQLQENLCQMERRCKASWDHLKVIAKHEMKPQLKQKMSDFLKDCAERIIILKTVHRRIINRFHSFLLFLGHPPYSVREISVHRFSKILSEFALEYRTTRERVLQQKQKRADHRERNKTRGKMIMDVNSPSDDEEERECARYGSSSSAPSVSQESEQPQALGHAEDAAEHEHMKAVLRTSLSGGDKEASGVPGLRTRTRSRPGRGGRTMQAWTPAVEDAQICRDDAADEIMERIVRSATQGPGTRTQPRERRRSRVNRKSLRRTLKNGLTPEEALALGLNDSPESQM; from the exons CTCGATGACTGTGCACTTCAGCTTTCACATAATGGAACCTACCTGGATCTTGAATCCTCTCTGGCTGAGCAAAGGGATGAGCTGGAGGGCTTTCACCAGGATGACACAGG ATCCAGAGGAAAGAAGCACAGTGTTATTTTACGAACTCAGCTGACTGTCCGTGTACACGCCTGCATTG AAAGACTGTATAACTCCAATGGGCGTGACTTGAGAAGGGCACTGTTTTCTCTGAAGCAAATTTttcag GATGACAAAGACCTGGTTCATGAGTTTGTGATGGCAGAGGGTCTGACATGTCTCATCAAGGTGGGAGCAGAAGCTGATCAGAACTACCAGAACTACATATTAAGAG CCCTGGGACAGATCATGCTATATGTGGATGGGATGAACGGTGTAATTGGCCACCCCGAGACAATCCAGTGGCTCTACACTCTTGTTGGTTCAAAG TTCCGTCTGGTGGTGAAAACAGCTCTGAAGCTGTTGCTGGTGTTTGTGGAGTACTCTGAGTCTAACACCCCGCTGCTGATACAAGCCATCACCTCTGTGGACACAAAGAGAG GCTGCACGCCGTGGTCCAATGCTATGGAGATTTTGCACGAGAAGGATGGAGTGGACACAGAGCTGCTGGTCTATGCCATGACCCTTGTCAATAAG ACACTTGCAGCACTTCCAGACCAGGATTCCTTCTATGACATGGTGGATGGTCTGGAGGAACAAGGAATGGAGACAGTTTCCCAAAGACACCTAGGGCGGAAAGGGACTGATCTGGACCTGGTTGAGCAGCTCAACATCTATGAG ATGACCCTAAGGCATGAAGACGGTGATGACGACAGTCAGCCTCCACCGATGGGCCGGCGAGATCGGAGACGGGCCAGTCTCGGGGGTGGAGACAAAAAGCGTGGCCTGGAGAGGAGGCGAAGTAGAAGAGCTTCTCTTGGGCGATCTGGTCAGGCCTCCCCATGCAGCCCTGCATCACCTCAGAGAGCTGGCTTCCAGCCATTCAGTGGACACAGAGCTGAGGACATGAGCGAGAG AGCACTGTCAGGTTTCCTTCCATCCAT AGAGGAGGAATGTGAGAATAgcaaagagggggaggaggaggaggaagacgagacTCCTGTGACTGAGTCTGATTCGGATGAGCAGGAGGGGGCTAATCAGACCACCCTCAG CCCGGCTAGGCCTCTTCCATCCATCGTTCACAGAACAACCCTCCAATCCATCACCATCACTACCAGAAAGGAGTAtttaaaagaggaggaagagaagaataGGGCAGAACTACTTCCGCCCACGCCCTCCCCTTCTACACCCACCAcctctcctcccgtctcctgcACTGTCAGTCCTCCAGCTCAGCCGTCCCTCCTGTCCACCCTGCTGGCCAGGAAAAAGTCTATAGTCACTGTCCCGGCAACCAAGGAGGTCAGCCCACCATCCCGTGGCGTCTCTCGTCCTTCACCTGACCGCCTGCCTTACCTGCCTCACACGCCCTTCCACCTCTTCTCATATGATTTCGATGAGGAGCCGTCACCCTCGGCTCCAGCTAAACCCAGTGAGGACTCACCCAGAGCGACATCTCCCAG GAATGGAGGTCTCATGTCCTACTCCTCCCTCAGCACCTCAAGTACACCAACCAGTCCCAG GCCCACTTTGGGAGGTCTCCTGTCCTCCTCATATAGACAGCACCAAGAGTCTCTGGCAGCTGAGCGAGAGCGCCGTCGtgtggagagagaggaaagactgCTGAAGatagaaagagaagagaggaacaaGCACAG CCGCGGCTATGTGGATAAAATGGAAGAGGCCAGGCTTGCGCGGGAGGAGAG gtATAAGAACGTGGAGCGTCTGGCTGCAGAGGAATACGAGAAGGAGCGTGTCCGGGTGTCAAGAACTCACCCCGACCTCAACCTGACCTTTGAACCCTCGGACGCCTGGCCCTCGTCATCACGCAGCAGCACCCCGTCATCCTTCGCCTCCCAGGAGGACGCAGAGGCCGATCTTGACGCCGAGGCCCCCATCACTCCCTCTGAGGCTG GAGAAGCTGATGAATCCAGCACCAGCatagaaacagaggaaaaagaggctgacgaggaggaggaagagcagaaagaagaggaagtgcAGAAGGAAGTGGCagtggaaacagaggaagaagtcCAAGAACTCAAAAAGGAAccggagaaggagagagaggagcctGAGGAGGACAGTGGCATCCTCAGTGACAAAGAACGACAGAATGAGGAAGTGAACGAAAAGGACAACTGCTCAGCCTCCAGCATCTCCTCTGCCAGCAGCActctggagagagaggagagagggaacaGTGACAATG GCTGTAAGGAGGCAGAGGTGAATGACAAGTGCAACAAACTCCTCAACAGTAAACTCTTCATGCTGGACATGCTGTACtcccagaagaagaagcccagcgatgaggaggaggaagaggaagaagaggaagtggagaaggagaaagagaaaggagacgGAGAGGACAGTGAGACACATCAGAACGCTAGTGAACAACTGGACGACAGCCAGGAGAACAGCGACAGCGGCGACAAGTCAGACAGCCGCGGTAGCATCCGTCAATTTGCTGAGCGGTTTGGAGACCTGATTAAGGGCCTTGGCTCACCCATCCAGCACATGGACAGCCCTGACAACGAGCCCCTTCCTGCCCCACCCAAAAAGGAATCAGACACGATCTGGGACCAGCTGCTGGCCAGCCCTCGAGAACTGCGCATCGGGGACATCAACTTCACCGACCTGACGGACGAGGATGACAAGGACATCCTGGATTCCGTTTCGATGGGAGGGTGTAGTGACCTCccgcctccgccgcctcctccaccctgcttcccaccacccccacccatgCTAGGCAgctgccccccacccccgccctTAATTGGTATTATGAggccaccacctcctccttcatttAGCACTACTGTTCCAGTGCCTCCTCCCCCAGAACCACCTCTCttcaacaaaaagaagaagaccaTTAGACTCTTCTGGAATGAG GTGCGTCCGACAGACTGTCAGTACAGGGACCACAAGCGGAGTGTGGACTCATTCTGGTCCAAACTGGAACCAGTAAAGATGGACACAGCCAAACTGGAACACCTGTTTGAGACAAAGTCTAAGGAAATGCCTGTTACAAAG aaaacagcagctgatgGCAAACGTCAGGAGATCATTGTTTTGGATTCAAAGAGAAGTAACGCCATCAACATTGGCTTGACAGTTCTGCCTCCACCTCGCACCATCAAGACAGCCATCCTTAACTTTGATGAGTACGCTCTGAACAAGGAGGGCATTGAG AAAATCCTGACGATGATCCCAactgaggaggagaagcagaagatcCAGGAAGCCCAGCTGGCCAACCCTGATGTCCCTCTGGGCTCTGCAGAGCAGTTTCTACTCACTCTATCCTCCATCAGTGAGCTGTCTGCCAGACTCCAGCTCTGGGCCTTCAAGATGGATTACGAAGCCACAGAGAAG GAAGTAGCAGAGCCCCTGCAGGATTTAAAAGAGGGtatggagcagctggagaagaACAAAACCCTGCGCTACATCCTCTCTACGCTGCTCTCAATTGGAAACTTCCTCAATGGCAGTAAT GCTAAAGGTTTCGAGCTGACATATTTGGAGAAGGTTCCAGAGGTTAAGGACACAGTCCATAAGCAGTCTCTGCTCCATCATGCTTGCTCTGTAGTGGTGGAAAATTTCCCTCAGAGCACTGACCTCTACTCTGAGATAGGAGCCATAACACGTTCCGCAAAG GTGGACTTTGACCAGCTGCAGGAGAACTTGTGTCAGATGGAGCGGCGCTGTAAAGCCTCATGGGACCACCTGAAGGTGATCGCCAAGCATGAGATGAAGCCCCAGCTGAAGCAGAAGATGTCCGACTTCCTCAAAGACTGTGCTGAAAGAATCATTATCCTCAAGACTGTTCACCGCAGGATCATCAACAG GTTCCATTCGTTCCTGTTGTTCCTCGGTCATCCGCCCTACAGTGTGAGAGAGATCAGCGTCCACAGGTTCAGTAAAATCCTCAGTGAGTTTGCGCTGGAGTACCGAACCACCCGAGAACGCgtgctgcagcagaaacagaaacggGCCGACCATCGCGAACGCAATAAGACAAGAGGAAAGATGATCATGGATGTGAACTCTCCT tctgatgatgaagaggagcgtGAG TGTGCTCGGTATGGCTCAAGCAGCAGCGCCCCCAGTGTCAGCCAGGAGAGTGAGCAGCCTCAGGCTCTTGGCCATGCCGAGGATGCCGCAGAGCATGAGCACATGAAAGCGGTGTTGAGAACCAGCCTCAGTGGCGGCGACAAGGAGGCAAGTGGGGTGCCAGGCCTTCGGACACGGACAAGATCACGACCTGGGcgaggag GTCGCACCATGCAGGCGTGGACTCCAGCAGTGGAGGATGCTCAGATATGCCGAGATGATGCCGCTGATGAAATCATGGAGCGTATAGTGAGGTCGGCCACTcagggaccaggaaccagaacccagcccagagagaggaggaggtccAGGGTCAACCGCAAATCAT TAAGACGGACTCTGAAAAACGGTCTGACACCAGAAGAAGCCCTTGCTTTAGGTCTAAATGATTCTCCAGAATCCCAGATGTGA